One genomic region from Nostoc sphaeroides encodes:
- a CDS encoding TM0106 family RecB-like putative nuclease, giving the protein MLINAELLLQYQRCKRRTFLDIHGDKSQRDAPNELLRKLQQDKIAHQLSALAKVSYHQPDYSYGNWEAAEAATLELMQRGVEYIYKGVLLATYSEGYTLLSRPDLLVKRPGKSCFGDWMYVPASTELGKRPKQEYQVVAAFHAQVLAIIQDFAPETAWLILRTKDINYPVDLLKWTPRMQHILEELIQVLELPNPPEVFISRQKCNLCHWYSQCYAIAQSEKHLSLLPGVTPIRYTQLQDLAITTLESLANTSPSTLENLVGFDREVAPKLIVQAQSALERRPLILPYPLPIKDITFTAPIEIYFDIEAQPDLDLNYLLGVLVVDRLANTEQFYSFLADKPEDEELVWQQFLDLVWQYPEAPIYHFCVYEFDTVKRLARLYKTPSSLVRPVLSRFVDVYEQLTQSVALPVESYALKAIARWLGFEWREKEASGAKCIYWYDQWLETGDRTLLEIIQSYNEDDCRATLRVKNWLVNFFQDEYGLRLA; this is encoded by the coding sequence ATGCTAATTAATGCTGAACTCCTACTGCAATACCAACGCTGTAAACGTCGGACTTTTCTAGATATCCACGGTGACAAAAGTCAACGTGATGCTCCCAATGAGTTGCTGCGGAAACTACAACAGGATAAAATCGCTCATCAACTCAGTGCTTTGGCAAAGGTGAGTTATCACCAACCAGATTATTCTTATGGAAACTGGGAAGCAGCAGAAGCAGCAACTTTAGAATTGATGCAGCGTGGAGTTGAGTACATCTATAAGGGAGTACTGTTAGCAACTTATTCTGAAGGATACACCCTGCTAAGTCGTCCAGATTTACTCGTCAAACGGCCAGGAAAATCTTGCTTTGGAGATTGGATGTATGTTCCGGCTAGTACTGAACTGGGTAAGCGCCCTAAGCAAGAATATCAAGTTGTTGCCGCATTTCACGCCCAAGTATTGGCAATAATACAAGACTTTGCACCAGAAACAGCTTGGTTGATATTGCGTACCAAAGATATAAATTATCCTGTGGATTTGCTCAAATGGACACCACGGATGCAGCACATTTTGGAGGAGTTGATTCAAGTTTTAGAGTTACCGAATCCGCCAGAGGTGTTTATTTCTCGGCAAAAGTGCAATCTTTGCCATTGGTATAGTCAATGTTATGCGATCGCTCAATCTGAAAAACATCTCTCACTATTACCAGGTGTAACACCCATTCGCTACACTCAACTTCAAGACCTAGCCATCACCACACTAGAATCTCTCGCTAATACTAGTCCCAGCACCTTAGAAAACCTAGTTGGTTTTGACAGGGAAGTTGCGCCCAAGCTGATAGTGCAAGCTCAATCTGCATTGGAAAGACGACCCTTAATATTACCCTATCCACTACCAATAAAAGATATAACATTCACAGCACCCATAGAGATTTACTTTGATATTGAGGCACAGCCAGACTTAGATTTAAATTATCTTTTAGGGGTTTTGGTCGTTGATAGACTTGCCAATACAGAACAGTTTTATTCGTTTTTAGCAGATAAACCAGAAGACGAAGAATTAGTTTGGCAGCAATTTTTGGATTTAGTTTGGCAATATCCCGAAGCGCCAATTTACCATTTTTGTGTGTACGAGTTTGATACAGTCAAACGGTTGGCAAGGCTTTACAAAACTCCTTCCTCCTTAGTGCGTCCTGTACTGAGTCGATTTGTGGATGTCTATGAACAATTAACCCAAAGTGTAGCATTACCTGTAGAAAGTTATGCCCTGAAAGCGATCGCTCGTTGGTTAGGATTTGAGTGGCGGGAAAAAGAAGCTAGTGGTGCTAAGTGTATTTACTGGTATGATCAGTGGCTAGAAACAGGCGATCGCACCTTACTAGAAATTATCCAAAGCTACAACGAAGATGACTGTCGCGCTACCCTCAGAGTGAAAAACTGGCTGGTAAACTTTTTTCAGGATGAATATGGTTTACGCCTAGCTTAA
- a CDS encoding esterase-like activity of phytase family protein, whose product MQLIKNIFKIPRIIYFFIAIIIFIFLLNFLPINAVEISSIKFIGEATLAKGLTLQKTEIGGLSGITYNSTNNLYYAISDDRGQKAAARFYTLKIDLSKDSLQKGKVVPVSITTLLNENGQTFRPGETDTEGIALTNKATVFISSEGDAAKLINPFIKEFSLSSGREITTLPIPSKFLPDKSGKQGIRNNLAFESLTITPDKKHLFTATENALIQDGVAAKANIGTPCRILQYNLLNNQPEKEFLYQTEPVSPFLNVTGKFASGLPDLLALDNQGHFLSLERSFTGLGFAISLFQVSLEGSDDLHQINSLLAVGSKNIKPVQKKLLLDLRSLDVLLDNIEGLTLGPKLSDGQQSLILISDNNFNSLQRTQILAFKMKIETPLIRFLRRLFPNLNP is encoded by the coding sequence ATGCAGTTAATTAAAAATATCTTCAAAATTCCACGAATTATTTACTTCTTTATCGCAATTATAATTTTCATCTTTTTATTAAACTTTTTACCCATAAATGCCGTCGAAATAAGTAGCATAAAGTTCATCGGAGAAGCGACTTTAGCAAAAGGTTTAACCTTACAAAAAACTGAAATTGGAGGTTTATCTGGAATTACATATAATTCTACAAACAACCTTTATTATGCTATTTCCGATGACCGTGGGCAAAAAGCTGCTGCCCGTTTCTACACCCTGAAAATCGACTTAAGCAAGGATTCCCTACAAAAAGGTAAAGTTGTTCCTGTCAGTATTACTACATTATTAAATGAAAATGGTCAAACCTTTCGCCCTGGTGAAACTGATACCGAAGGTATTGCTTTAACTAATAAAGCAACTGTGTTTATTTCTTCTGAAGGCGATGCTGCAAAATTAATTAATCCTTTTATTAAAGAGTTCTCACTATCTTCTGGTAGAGAAATTACAACACTTCCTATACCAAGCAAATTTTTGCCCGATAAAAGTGGTAAACAAGGTATCCGCAACAATTTGGCTTTTGAAAGCCTTACCATCACACCCGATAAAAAGCATCTATTCACAGCCACCGAAAATGCTCTAATTCAAGATGGTGTCGCAGCAAAAGCTAACATCGGTACTCCTTGTCGGATTTTGCAATACAACTTGCTCAACAACCAGCCAGAAAAGGAATTTCTTTACCAAACAGAACCAGTTTCCCCCTTTTTGAATGTGACTGGCAAATTCGCTAGTGGATTACCTGATTTACTTGCTCTCGATAATCAAGGACACTTCCTAAGTTTAGAACGGTCTTTTACTGGTTTAGGATTTGCTATTTCCCTATTCCAGGTTTCTTTAGAAGGATCTGATGATCTTCATCAGATAAATAGCCTTTTAGCAGTTGGCTCTAAAAATATTAAACCAGTTCAGAAAAAACTACTGTTAGATTTGAGAAGCCTAGATGTACTGCTAGACAACATTGAAGGTTTAACTCTTGGCCCTAAACTATCCGATGGTCAGCAATCATTAATTCTCATCAGTGATAACAATTTTAACTCCTTGCAACGGACTCAGATACTAGCCTTTAAAATGAAAATTGAAACACCACTAATCAGATTCTTACGCCGTTTATTCCCAAATCTCAACCCTTAG
- a CDS encoding serine/threonine protein kinase — MNQSLFASPSSMGLLANRYQLKQLIGSGGMGEVFLANDILLGGIPVAVKFLTQTVVDKKMQQDFAREALMSAALSQKSLHIVRAYDYGVNEKGKPYYVMEYLCGKSLKDLIPLPLPMFLTLSRQICLGLKCAHQGINIDGKICPLVHRDIKPANILVIPDPILGQLVKILDFGIARFLNYTSTASTSRGFNGTLPYCSPEQLDGEKLDSRSDIYSLGVMMFEMLTGKKPWQPETDYFGAWYKAHHFEQPKAIADVQPTLKIPEKLNNLIMSCLAKKSCDRPQNIAQILQVLNSLEDSNSPSIPTNLASSSILSRPLDSGLPITVEQSCRKLLWPPNKPIQEIVFPQLLDTPQGAMTALWLMLPKQEIKNYALSTRYNQFIFMTSPHPMLLWVTLLYNRQLAPKWLPCYLDMQNPQNTRLVSFLAENEHYPLIFFTLEAPHSCTNVLSSRIEPTPRQMLKNWAQQIHSLPPASQPQLSKQLLKQQYKQMQSRILQHLESQPQVVLSGF, encoded by the coding sequence GTGAATCAGAGCTTATTTGCATCTCCAAGTAGTATGGGCTTGCTTGCCAATCGTTATCAACTCAAGCAATTAATTGGTAGCGGTGGCATGGGTGAAGTTTTTTTAGCAAATGATATTTTGTTAGGAGGCATACCAGTTGCTGTCAAGTTTTTGACTCAAACTGTTGTCGATAAAAAGATGCAACAAGACTTTGCTCGTGAAGCTTTAATGAGTGCGGCTTTGAGTCAAAAGAGCTTACATATAGTGCGGGCGTATGATTATGGTGTGAATGAGAAAGGAAAACCATACTACGTCATGGAATATTTATGTGGTAAGAGTTTAAAGGATTTAATTCCGCTACCACTGCCCATGTTTTTGACTCTCTCCCGCCAAATTTGTTTGGGCTTAAAGTGTGCCCATCAAGGCATTAACATTGATGGCAAAATTTGTCCTTTGGTTCATAGAGATATCAAACCTGCCAATATATTAGTTATTCCCGATCCGATATTGGGTCAGTTAGTTAAAATTCTCGATTTTGGTATTGCTAGATTTTTGAATTATACATCAACAGCTAGTACAAGTAGGGGATTTAATGGCACTTTACCCTACTGTTCTCCAGAACAGTTAGATGGGGAAAAATTAGATAGTCGCTCTGATATCTATAGCCTGGGTGTGATGATGTTTGAAATGCTCACAGGCAAAAAACCCTGGCAACCAGAAACTGATTACTTTGGTGCTTGGTATAAAGCACATCACTTTGAGCAACCAAAAGCGATCGCAGATGTTCAACCTACTCTTAAAATACCTGAAAAGCTAAATAATTTAATCATGTCTTGTCTGGCGAAAAAATCTTGCGATCGCCCCCAAAATATCGCTCAAATTTTGCAAGTATTAAACAGTTTAGAAGATTCTAATTCTCCCAGTATACCTACAAATTTAGCCTCTAGTTCCATCCTTAGCCGTCCCTTAGATTCAGGTTTACCAATCACAGTAGAACAAAGCTGCCGGAAACTTTTGTGGCCTCCAAATAAACCAATTCAAGAAATTGTTTTTCCCCAGCTTCTAGACACCCCACAGGGAGCTATGACAGCACTATGGTTGATGTTGCCAAAACAAGAAATCAAAAACTATGCCCTTTCTACCCGTTACAACCAGTTTATCTTTATGACATCCCCTCACCCAATGCTGTTGTGGGTGACTCTACTCTACAATCGGCAATTGGCTCCTAAGTGGCTACCATGCTACTTAGATATGCAAAATCCCCAAAATACTAGGCTGGTAAGTTTCCTGGCTGAAAATGAACACTATCCTTTGATTTTCTTTACTCTGGAAGCACCACATTCATGCACCAACGTTCTCAGTAGTCGCATCGAGCCAACTCCGCGACAAATGTTGAAAAATTGGGCGCAACAAATTCATAGTCTACCACCAGCTTCTCAACCCCAGTTGAGCAAACAGCTATTAAAACAGCAGTATAAACAAATGCAATCCCGCATATTGCAGCATCTGGAATCACAGCCACAGGTTGTATTATCAGGGTTTTAA
- the gltX gene encoding glutamate--tRNA ligase — MTVRVRIAPSPTGNLHIGTARTAVFNWLFARHHGGKFILRIEDTDLERSRPEYTENILEGLRWLGLNWDEGPFFQSQRLDIYKEAVQKLLDQGLAYRCYTTSEELETLREAQKARNEAPRYDNRHRNLTPEQSAAYEAEGRSSVIRFKIEDGREIVWNDLVRGKMSWRGSDLGGDMVIARASEEGSGQPLYNFVVVVDDIDMQITHVIRGEDHIANTAKQILLYEAMGAKIPEFSHTPLILNMEGRKLSKRDGVTSISDFQQMGFIAEGLVNYMTLLGWSPPDSTQEIFTLEAAAKEFGFERVNKAGAKFDWDKLDWLNSQYIHKTPVDKLTDLLIPYWQAAGYKFDGGRERPWLEQLVTLISQSLTRLVDAVPQSQLFFTDTVEFSEEGSTQLKQEGSTAVLEAIVTALENQPQLSEAAAQDIIKQVVKEQKVKKGLVMRSLRAALTGDVHGPDLIQSWLLLNQIGLDKSRLSKAITQAS; from the coding sequence GTGACTGTCAGAGTCCGTATTGCGCCGAGTCCAACCGGAAATTTACATATTGGTACAGCTAGAACGGCTGTATTTAACTGGTTATTTGCCCGCCACCACGGCGGTAAATTTATCCTGCGAATAGAAGACACAGATTTAGAGCGATCGCGTCCCGAATACACCGAGAATATCCTTGAGGGATTGCGTTGGCTAGGGCTTAATTGGGATGAAGGGCCATTTTTTCAATCTCAACGCCTGGATATTTATAAAGAAGCAGTACAAAAACTGCTAGATCAAGGATTAGCCTATCGCTGCTACACCACTTCCGAAGAACTAGAAACTCTAAGAGAAGCTCAGAAAGCTAGAAACGAAGCTCCTCGGTATGACAACCGTCACCGCAACCTCACGCCAGAACAAAGCGCCGCTTATGAAGCAGAAGGTCGCTCCTCTGTGATTCGCTTCAAAATCGAAGATGGGCGGGAAATTGTCTGGAACGACCTAGTAAGGGGAAAGATGTCTTGGCGAGGTAGCGATTTAGGTGGTGATATGGTCATCGCCCGCGCCTCAGAAGAAGGAAGCGGTCAACCTTTATACAACTTTGTAGTTGTAGTGGATGACATTGATATGCAAATCACCCATGTCATTCGGGGAGAAGATCATATTGCCAACACCGCCAAGCAAATTTTACTGTATGAAGCAATGGGTGCAAAAATCCCAGAGTTCTCCCACACGCCGCTAATTTTGAACATGGAAGGGCGCAAGCTTTCTAAGCGGGATGGCGTTACTTCCATTTCTGACTTTCAGCAAATGGGTTTTATTGCTGAAGGGTTGGTAAATTACATGACATTGCTGGGTTGGTCGCCACCAGATTCGACGCAAGAAATATTTACCTTAGAAGCAGCAGCCAAAGAATTTGGTTTTGAGCGTGTAAATAAAGCAGGTGCAAAGTTTGACTGGGACAAGCTGGATTGGTTAAACAGTCAGTATATCCACAAAACGCCAGTAGATAAACTCACAGATTTACTCATACCCTATTGGCAAGCGGCTGGGTATAAATTTGATGGTGGAAGAGAACGCCCTTGGTTAGAGCAGCTAGTAACTTTAATTAGCCAAAGTTTGACTCGTTTAGTAGATGCAGTACCTCAAAGCCAACTGTTTTTTACTGACACAGTTGAATTTAGCGAGGAAGGTAGTACACAACTGAAGCAAGAAGGTTCTACTGCTGTGCTTGAGGCGATTGTCACAGCCTTAGAAAATCAGCCGCAACTGTCAGAAGCCGCCGCCCAAGATATTATTAAACAAGTGGTGAAAGAGCAAAAAGTCAAAAAAGGCTTAGTAATGCGATCGCTCAGAGCAGCCTTAACTGGAGATGTTCATGGCCCCGACTTGATCCAATCTTGGTTACTACTAAATCAGATTGGTTTAGATAAGTCGCGCTTGAGTAAGGCAATAACACAAGCTAGTTAG
- the ftsH2 gene encoding ATP-dependent zinc metalloprotease FtsH2 produces MKFSWKVVVLWTLPALVIGFFFWQGAFAGSPTDMSKNTANTRMTYGRFLEYLDGDRVTSVDLYEGGRTAIIEARDPDIENRVQRWRVDLPVNAPELISKLKEKDISFDAHPMRNDGAIWGLLGNLIFPVLLITGLFFLFRRSSNLPGGPGQAMNFGKSKARFQMEAKTGVKFDDVAGIEEAKEELQEVVTFLKQPERFTAVGARIPKGVLLVGPPGTGKTLLAKAIAGEAGVPFFSISGSEFVEMFVGVGASRVRDLFKKAKDNAPCIIFIDEIDAVGRQRGAGIGGGNDEREQTLNQLLTEMDGFEGNTGIIIIAATNRPDVLDSALLRPGRFDRQVTVDPPDIKGRLEILQVHSRNKKLDPSVSLDAIARRTPGFTGADLANLLNEAAILTARRRKEAITLREIDDAVDRVVAGMEGTPLVDSKSKRLIAYHEIGHALVGTLLKDHDPVQKVTLIPRGQAQGLTWFTPNEEQGLISRSQLKARITGALGGRAAEEVIFGAAEVTTGAGGDLQQLSGMARQMVTRFGMSDLGPLSLESQQGEVFLGRDWTTRSEYSESIASRIDGQVRAIVEECYENSKKIIRDHRTVTDRLVDLLIEKETIDGEEFRQIVAEYAEVPEKQQYVPQL; encoded by the coding sequence ATGAAATTCTCTTGGAAAGTCGTAGTACTCTGGACATTGCCTGCTTTGGTAATTGGTTTTTTCTTCTGGCAAGGGGCTTTTGCAGGCTCTCCTACCGACATGAGTAAGAATACAGCCAATACCCGCATGACTTATGGTCGCTTTCTAGAATACTTGGATGGCGATCGCGTCACCAGCGTGGATCTATACGAAGGTGGTAGGACAGCAATTATCGAAGCCCGCGATCCAGACATCGAAAATCGTGTCCAAAGGTGGCGTGTGGATTTGCCTGTTAACGCTCCTGAGTTAATTAGCAAGCTCAAAGAAAAAGACATTAGTTTTGATGCTCACCCGATGCGGAATGATGGCGCAATTTGGGGATTGTTGGGCAATCTGATATTCCCAGTTTTATTGATTACCGGGCTGTTCTTTTTGTTCCGACGTTCTAGCAACCTCCCTGGCGGGCCAGGTCAAGCGATGAACTTCGGCAAATCCAAGGCGCGTTTCCAAATGGAAGCGAAAACCGGGGTCAAATTTGATGACGTAGCCGGGATTGAAGAAGCTAAGGAAGAATTGCAAGAAGTTGTCACCTTCCTGAAGCAGCCAGAAAGATTTACCGCAGTAGGCGCACGGATTCCCAAGGGAGTGCTGTTAGTTGGGCCTCCTGGAACTGGTAAAACTTTACTAGCAAAGGCGATCGCTGGTGAAGCAGGCGTACCTTTCTTCAGTATTTCCGGTTCGGAATTTGTGGAAATGTTCGTTGGTGTGGGTGCATCCCGCGTCCGCGATTTGTTCAAGAAAGCCAAAGATAACGCCCCTTGTATCATCTTCATCGATGAAATCGACGCTGTAGGACGACAACGGGGCGCTGGTATCGGTGGCGGTAACGACGAGAGAGAGCAAACCCTCAACCAGTTGCTCACTGAAATGGACGGGTTTGAAGGTAATACAGGCATCATTATTATTGCTGCTACCAACCGTCCCGACGTACTAGACTCAGCTTTGTTACGTCCCGGTCGCTTTGACCGACAAGTAACAGTTGATCCACCCGATATCAAAGGGCGTTTGGAAATCTTGCAAGTCCATTCACGCAACAAGAAACTAGATCCTAGTGTATCCTTGGATGCGATCGCTCGCCGCACTCCTGGATTTACGGGTGCTGATTTAGCCAACTTACTCAACGAAGCAGCAATTCTCACAGCTAGAAGACGTAAAGAAGCTATCACCCTCCGCGAAATTGATGATGCGGTGGATCGGGTAGTCGCTGGGATGGAAGGCACTCCTTTGGTAGACAGCAAGAGCAAACGCTTAATTGCATACCACGAAATTGGACACGCCTTAGTTGGGACTTTGTTAAAAGACCATGACCCAGTGCAGAAAGTTACCTTGATTCCAAGAGGACAAGCGCAAGGTTTAACTTGGTTTACTCCCAACGAAGAACAAGGGTTAATTTCTCGTTCTCAGTTGAAAGCGAGGATTACTGGTGCTTTGGGCGGTCGCGCTGCTGAGGAAGTAATTTTTGGGGCTGCGGAAGTTACAACTGGCGCTGGTGGAGACTTGCAACAGTTATCGGGAATGGCGCGGCAGATGGTGACTCGTTTCGGGATGTCCGATTTAGGGCCATTGTCGTTGGAAAGCCAGCAAGGTGAAGTGTTCTTGGGTCGTGACTGGACAACTCGATCTGAGTATTCCGAATCTATCGCCTCTCGCATTGATGGACAAGTGCGAGCGATCGTGGAAGAATGCTACGAAAACTCGAAGAAGATTATCCGTGACCATCGCACTGTCACCGATCGCTTAGTCGATTTGCTCATCGAAAAAGAAACCATTGACGGCGAAGAATTCCGTCAAATTGTGGCTGAGTACGCTGAAGTTCCTGAGAAGCAGCAGTACGTACCACAACTGTAA
- a CDS encoding aminopeptidase P N-terminal domain-containing protein, translating into MKAEYRQRREQLMAKIGDGTAIFRSAPMAVMHNDVEYVYRQDSDFFYLTGFNEPQAVAVLAPHHSEHRFVLFVQPKDREKEVWTGYLSGVDAAKEIYGADEAYPISELDEKLPQYLEKSSRIYYHLGRDRPFNDQILRHYQSLLRTYPKRGTGPVAIEDTGPVLNSMRLIKSEAELELMRQAVAIAVEAHNYAQEIAAPGRYEYEIQAEMERIFRVRGGLGPAYPSIVASGVNACVLHYIENNRQMQDGELLLIDAGCAYGYYNSDITRTFPVGGKFTPEQKTLYEIVLEAQKQAIAQVKPGNPFKLVHDTAVRVLTEGLVELGILKGEIDKLIEEEKYKPYYMHRTSHWLGLDVHDVGVYQHGEDKPQILQPGQILTVEPGLYIVPDTKLAEDQPETDPRWIGIGIRIEDDVLVTSDGHEVLTAGVPKAVDEVER; encoded by the coding sequence ATGAAAGCAGAATATCGGCAGCGTCGTGAGCAGTTAATGGCAAAAATTGGTGATGGCACAGCCATTTTTCGCAGTGCGCCAATGGCAGTGATGCACAACGATGTCGAGTATGTTTATCGCCAAGATAGTGATTTTTTCTACTTAACTGGTTTTAATGAACCACAGGCAGTAGCAGTGTTAGCGCCGCATCATTCAGAACATCGGTTTGTGCTATTTGTCCAACCGAAGGATCGCGAAAAGGAAGTATGGACTGGTTATCTTTCTGGGGTAGATGCAGCCAAGGAAATTTATGGTGCTGATGAAGCTTACCCCATTAGCGAGTTAGATGAAAAGTTGCCGCAGTATTTGGAAAAATCCAGCCGGATTTATTATCACTTAGGACGCGATCGCCCTTTCAATGACCAAATCCTGCGACATTACCAAAGTTTACTACGAACTTATCCTAAACGCGGTACAGGGCCTGTCGCTATTGAAGATACTGGCCCTGTTCTCAACAGCATGAGACTAATCAAAAGTGAAGCTGAGTTGGAATTGATGCGTCAAGCAGTTGCGATCGCAGTCGAAGCACACAATTACGCCCAAGAGATCGCCGCACCCGGACGTTATGAGTATGAAATACAGGCGGAGATGGAACGCATTTTTCGAGTTCGGGGTGGCTTAGGGCCAGCTTATCCTTCGATTGTGGCTTCCGGTGTGAATGCTTGCGTACTGCACTACATTGAAAATAATCGTCAAATGCAGGATGGAGAATTACTGCTAATTGATGCCGGTTGTGCTTACGGTTATTACAACTCGGATATTACGCGGACATTTCCTGTTGGGGGTAAATTTACGCCAGAACAAAAGACGCTGTATGAGATTGTATTGGAGGCACAAAAACAAGCGATCGCTCAAGTAAAACCAGGTAATCCCTTCAAATTAGTTCATGATACAGCAGTGCGCGTTCTCACGGAAGGTTTAGTTGAACTTGGCATCCTCAAAGGTGAAATTGATAAGTTAATTGAAGAAGAGAAATATAAGCCATATTATATGCATCGCACTAGTCATTGGTTAGGGTTGGATGTTCATGATGTGGGTGTTTACCAACACGGTGAAGATAAACCGCAGATTTTGCAACCAGGCCAAATTTTGACAGTGGAACCGGGATTATATATTGTGCCTGATACCAAACTAGCAGAAGATCAACCAGAGACTGATCCTCGATGGATTGGCATTGGTATTCGGATTGAGGATGATGTGTTAGTTACATCTGATGGACATGAAGTGTTAACTGCGGGAGTTCCCAAGGCAGTGGATGAAGTGGAAAGATAA
- a CDS encoding FG-GAP repeat domain-containing protein translates to MFGTQNTSINSDKLFAATTQRIESLGSIIASSTPLTSDFLPLSKSSSVPQSSGLLSANPNPNPYLTSAAITPDFNGDGKTDKVWVDSTTGEIIIRLMDGTKVVEQGSLGNFDLTAYDYKIADFNNDAKTDFLLRNKTTGENSIVLMDGTKVGSAAALSSVDAAWSPQIGDFNGDRKTDIFWHNATTGENAIWEMDGTTVLNATVLDTTDAALTPTIVDFDGNGKSDIFWRNQTTGDNTAWFMDGTQKTEFALQSQDAAWTASLGDFNGDLSTDILWRNAQTGENKVWTMRGILVTEGALGTLDSAWTSKIGDFNGDGKTDIFWHNGTTGENTAWLMDGTTVATEAFLPTNNAALTPSLGDFNGDGKTDIYWRDQTAGTDNIWTINETTAVETPISDADKLGPQWYTF, encoded by the coding sequence ATGTTTGGAACTCAAAACACTTCAATAAATTCCGATAAACTATTCGCAGCAACTACCCAAAGAATAGAATCATTAGGATCGATTATTGCTAGTTCAACTCCTCTAACTTCTGATTTTCTTCCACTGAGTAAGAGTTCCTCAGTACCACAATCATCTGGATTGCTGTCAGCAAATCCCAATCCTAATCCTTACTTAACCAGTGCGGCGATTACTCCTGACTTTAACGGTGATGGCAAAACGGATAAAGTTTGGGTGGATTCTACAACCGGTGAGATTATCATTAGGTTGATGGATGGCACAAAAGTTGTTGAGCAGGGTTCTCTAGGTAATTTCGACCTAACTGCCTATGATTACAAAATTGCCGATTTCAACAATGATGCCAAAACCGACTTCTTATTACGCAATAAGACAACCGGCGAAAATAGTATTGTGCTGATGGATGGAACCAAGGTTGGTAGTGCGGCTGCTCTATCTAGCGTTGATGCAGCGTGGAGTCCTCAGATTGGCGATTTCAATGGCGATCGCAAAACCGATATCTTCTGGCATAATGCTACAACTGGTGAGAACGCTATTTGGGAGATGGATGGTACCACCGTTCTGAATGCAACTGTTCTAGACACAACAGATGCAGCACTAACTCCTACCATTGTTGATTTCGACGGCAATGGTAAGAGTGACATTTTCTGGCGCAATCAGACAACCGGCGATAACACCGCTTGGTTTATGGATGGTACGCAAAAGACTGAATTTGCGCTGCAATCACAAGATGCCGCTTGGACTGCTAGCCTTGGTGATTTCAACGGCGATTTAAGCACTGACATTCTGTGGAGAAACGCTCAAACAGGTGAGAACAAGGTTTGGACGATGAGAGGCATCTTAGTCACAGAAGGCGCTTTAGGGACACTTGACTCAGCCTGGACTTCTAAAATTGGCGATTTCAACGGTGATGGCAAGACCGATATCTTCTGGCACAATGGCACAACTGGTGAGAACACCGCTTGGTTGATGGATGGTACAACAGTTGCGACTGAAGCTTTCTTACCGACTAATAACGCGGCCTTGACACCATCTCTTGGCGACTTCAACGGCGATGGTAAGACCGACATCTACTGGCGCGACCAGACAGCAGGTACAGACAACATCTGGACTATCAATGAGACGACAGCCGTTGAGACTCCCATTAGCGACGCAGATAAGCTTGGCCCTCAGTGGTATACGTTCTAA